The segment AAGTCATAAAAAAAGAGATTGCCTTGAGAGAAGAAAAAGAGGCTGCGCGACTCAAGGCGAAAAAGCAGCGATCATCAAAATGCTCCGCCAACAAGGCTATCAACTAAAGTATCTTTTGAAAGCTATGCCAATGTCCAAATCTACCTATTATTTTGAACTTACTAAAGTAGATCTTGTAGATAAAAGAAATACAGAGCTAAAAGATGAAATTCAAAAGATTTTTACAGAACATAAAGGTCGGTATGGTGTACGCCGTGTATATCAAGAGCTTCTTAATCGAGGCTTTGTAGTCAATCATAAACGAGTGCAAAGACTTATGCATATTATGGGGCTCGCAGGAAAGCGACCGAAAGAAAAGTACCACTCTTACAAAGGGAAAGTCGGTAAGGTAGCAGAAAATATCGTCAATAGAGATTTTAGTACAACTGCACCATTACAAAAATGGACTACTGATGTGTCTCAATTTAATTTCTCATGGGGAAAATGCTATTTGTCGCCTATTTTAGATATGAATACGAATGAGATTGTTGCTTATGACTTAGCATTAAGTCCTACCTTAGAACAAATTTCTCGTATGTTAGATAAGGCATTTAAGAAGTTTACTAATCTTTCAGGATTAATCCTCCATTCTGATCAAGGATGGCAATACCAACATAAGTACTTTAGGAGAACACTTAAAGAACATGGTATTATTCAATCTATGTCTCGAAAAGGAAATTGTTATGATAACTCTGTGATGGAAACCTTTTTTGGTAGATTGAAAACGGAAATATATTATGGTTTTGAGAGAGAATATTCATCTTTTAATGCTTTTGCAGCAGCGATAGAAGAATACATTAACTATTACAATAACAAAAGGATTCAAGCAAAAACAAAATGGATGCCCCCTGTGAAATACAGGGAAGCATCCATGTGTTTAGGCTAGTAAATAATATGTGTCCAGGAAAATGGGTACATATCAATTGACGTTGCCTTTTCTGTTGTTTATATTATTTATTACTCACCGTGAGTTTATACCCATTCGAATGAATATTAGTGCCTGTAGTGTCTTCGTTAGTTAAGGATTTTACATAGCTGTCGCCGGTAAGTGTCTATGTGGAGTCTTTGCTGAGTTTTATCATCATTAGTCTATAATTTTAATATGAAGTAGTATGTTCTCTATATAATTTAGCGTAGTTGAGATTAAATCTATAGTTTAGGCATGTGGAAGAATTGACTCATTTAAATAGGTGGACATTGACTAAGATATTAATGTAAATTATAATTAATTCATGAGTAAATCATGAATTATTCATGAACTATTAAGAGAGAACCGATTGTTAAAGTAAAAGGAGCTCTTATGGATCGAAATCTTGAATTTATGGCCCAAATACCTGAGGAACAATTACAAGTATTTGTTGATACGCTAATTGAAAAGGGTGGAATTACAGAGACATTATCTGCATCAGAAGATTATAAGGAATATGGAAAAAACTATTCTAAATATTGGCATAGAATTGAAAAAGAATATCGAGATTTTGGTAGTAATACCATTACTAGTATTTTTTCTGGTCCAAATACTTATAGAGAAATCCTAGAAAAAGTATTGAAACAATGTAAGGTTGATTTCCATTCTTCTGATTCGGTAGAGGTTATGGAAGAATTACTATTAGAATCTATAATAAAGGACATGTGGGAAAAATTATCTCAATCTGAACGAATTGCACTATTATCGGATTTGAAGGATGATATTGATAATATTGATTTTAACTCAATTGGTGGGATAACATCATCTATGTTAATTCAAGTGTTTAGAGCCGGTGGATTTGCATCATATAAAATCACATTAATTATTGTTAATGCCATTGCTAAAGCAATTTTAGGACGGGGATTGAGTTTAGCTGTAAATGCGGGTATTACTAGAGGATTGTCGGTTTTAGTTGGTCCGATAGGAATTATTTTGACTGCGTTATGGACTATTTATGATATAGCGGGACCAGCGTATAGAGTTATTATTCCTTGTACCATTCTCATTGCAGCATATAGAAAAATGGATAGTAGTAACTATTAGATATTCGTTTTATAGCTAAAAAAGGATAGAAGATGACTAAAAAAAAGACATATAAAAGAAAGTCTATCAGAAAAAATACTTCTAATAATATTGAAAATAGTGAAATACCAGGGATGATATTTGGAAATGTGAGTAATGCTTCTACGCTTTATGGGGAAGTGAAATTTAATGCATCTCGTGGACATGGTTTTGCTGCCGAGCGAGCTAATCATCAGTATGATGTGATTTCTGGTAAGAATGCAAAAATTGTAGGTGATGATAATCTAAAAAATGGTGCAGATCGGTTAGTCGATAATCAATATATACAAACTAAGTATTGTAGTAGCGCATCGAAAAGCATAGCTGAGTGTTTTGAAAATAAGACGTTTAGATACTTTGATGCAGAAGGAAAACCAATGCAAATCGAAGTGCCTTCCGATCAATATGAGAGTGCGATACAAGCAATGCAAGATCGGATTAAAAATGGACAAGTACCAGGTGTAACTGATCCAAAAGAGGCGTCAAATATAGTTCGAAAAGGTCACTATACATATGAACAAGCTAAAAATATAGCAAAAGCTGGTACGGTAGATTCATTAAAATATGATGCGATTAATGGTAGTATTATAGCAGCGCAAACACTTTGTATAACATCTGCAATCACTTTTGCGGTATCTGTTTGGGATGGGAAAGATGTTGATGAAGCTTTAGAACAAGCTTTGCTTAGTGGGTTAGATGTTGGGGCAAAGAGTTTTGTTACTGCTGTATTAGCAGGTCAAATTGTAAAAGCAGGTGGATATTCTTTAGCTTATGGGATGTCACAGAGTATAATTGATTTCATTGGGCCAAAAGCATCGGCACATTTAGTAAATGCTTTTAGAAGTGGAAGTAATATTTATGGTGCTGCTGCAATGAAGAGCGCACAAAAAATGTTGGGTAATAATATTGTTACTGGCGTTGCTTCCGTTGTTGTTCTTTCTAGTGTAGATGTTGTAAATATTTTCCGTGGGCGTATCTCGGGGGCTCAATTAGTTAAAAATCTTGTGAATACCAGTGCGTCTGTTGCTGGTGGTGTTGCTGGATGGAGTGGTGGTGCAGCAGCAGGAGCGGCTATTGGGTCTGTAGTGCCTGGAGTTGGGACTGCAATAGGTAGTTTAGTTGGTGGTTTATTGGGGTCTTTTGTTGGTGGCAGTACAGCTAATAAAGTTAGTTCTAGCATAACGGATATTATAATAGAAGATGATGCTAAAGAAATGATAGCAATTATTGAGAATGTATTTAAAGATTTAGCAACTGATTATTTATTAAATGAAGCGGAATGTAAAGCGTTAGCTGATTCCTTACATGGTATAATCGATAGCAGTTTACTCAAGGATATGTATGCTGAGTCTGATAGAGCTGCATTTGCTTATAAGTTTATGGAACCTATAGTTAATGAGATTGTTACTAAGCGTAAAGTAATTATTTTGCCAACAGAAGAAGAACAAGCTGATAAAATGATTAATATTTTAGAGAATCTTGAACCCGCAGTTTAGAGTCTCCATAAATAAAAGAAAGCATGAGATTTAGCGTATCTTATGCTTTCTTTTTGTTTGGCTGGATGAATAAACAAGTATCTGTTTATTTAATTCAGTTGTAATTATTTATCAGCTACAACAAGTTTATATCCATTCAAGTGAATGTTACTGCCTGTTGTGTCTTCGTTAGTTAAAGATTTTACATAGCTATCACCAGTAAGTGTCCATGTGGAGTCTTTGCTGAGTTTCAGTGTAATTTCTTTAGCTGTGTTATCTGTGTTTACAGCGCCTACAAGGCTAGATCCATTAGTCATGTCTAGTGCGACAGTGCTGATGGAGTCGGCTACGATGTTACCGCTAAGTTCTTGGTTAGATGCGCGGAGTGTGAGGTGCCCGCCGTTTTCACCGTCTTTGCCCCAGCGGGAGTCTGCCGCAGCTTTCACCAGTGTAGTAGTGTTTGGCATTAAGATTGTGTTGCCTGTAAGGTCTGCTTCAGCAGTGGTGTTGTTTACATAGATGAACGCACCTGTACCATGAGTTGTGAGTGTGTTATTTTCCGCTTTTAAACGAGCAATACCGCTTTCAGCATCACCGGAGAAACTTTGGTAAAGCATAAAGCCATTATCGTGGTAGCCTGTTACATTAGAGTTCGTAAGGGTAATAGAGTTTTTACCTTCTACAACACCAATTTCACTCTTGTTGGCCACGCCGTTCACATTGTTAGCTGTAATATTGCCAGTGGAGTAGATAACAGGACTGCCTGTGCCAGAGGTTGTAAGCTTAGCTGCTTCTGCAGTAATAGTGCCTTCACCACGGTCTGTAGCAAGGGTTGCGGAGTGAGCACCTTCAGTAGTGATAGTTAGGTTTTTACCGTTTACAGTGCCTTTATAGGTTGCATCTAGACCACGAGAAGAGTCGCCTTTTGTGTGGATGTTAGTATTTTCTACGTTGATCACAGAGACTTCACCAGTGGCAAATACTGCATTAGATCCAATGCTATTAGAGGTGATGTTACTATCCTTAATGCTTGTTTGGCTGCCTTCGATGCCGAGCACTACTGCGTTTTGTCCGTGGAAATTACTGTTGTCATCATTAGTGGTGTTGCCTGTTTTATCAAATACACTACTATTAATGGTGATTGTCGCTTTGTTTTTGCCGATGAAAGAATTTTGGTCGCTTGTAGTATTATCAAATCGTTGGTGTTCGAATGTTTTGCTTTCATTAATAACAGATGTACCTGTGAAAGTACTAGGATTAGCTTCCTTATGAGGCGTTGGTTCATTAATTTCGCCTGTCTTTACATCATCAGGTCTAGGCACATCAGCCTTAGGTACATCGGTTTTAGGCACATCAGCTTTAGGTGCATCGCCTTTAGGCGCTGATATGCTTTGGGTAGGAACATTAGTTTGTACTGGTTCTGCCCCAAATGTAGGGGCAAAGGCTAGTGCTGCAAGGGCACCGCCCGCTAAAGCAGGCAGGATGAGACGTCTTAAAGTTCTATAATTACGTGAATGTGTCATATATAATAACCTCCAAATATTTATTGCGCGATAAAATCGAATTGTGTAAAATTAAGATTGTAAGAAGTATAGTAATTATCTGTGAAAATAGTATGAATGACACATGGGATTTATAAAGAAATACTAATCGTGATTTTTAGATATGTCGATAAGGATGTCTTGCTTTCACCATTCATTATCACGTATAATATAGATTGGTATACGATGTATACTTTAAAGATCTGCCGTATCTTATAGAAAGGAGTTTCACAATTCGTAAGAGCGAATAGCGCAAGTACCCGCGAAGGCAGTCGTTAGGGTAGACGAGGTGAAGAGTGATCGAATAATCAGCGGATGCTCTTCCGGCACATTCATGTCGTAACAGATACTAAAAAGCCCATTGGTAACAATGGAGACAAAGTGTATCTGAATGAATTGTATTAAAGTAATAATTAATACATAATTGAAACATTAATCTAGAACATTAATCTAGAACATTAATTAGCCTTAGTTTTTGGCTGGGGCTAGAAATACCCCCAGTTATAGGAGGATATACTTATGTGCGGTATCGTAGGATACATTGGCTTTAATCAAGCATCTGATTTCTTATTGGACGGTATGGCGAAATTAGAATACCGTGGTTATGACTCTGCAGGTATTGCTGTTATTGGCCCTGAAAATGTAATTAAAATTCAAAAAAAGGTTGGCCGCCTAGCTAATCTTGAGGCGATTGTAAAAGCAGATCCTAATGAAGGGACTGTAGGTATTGGTCATACGCGTTGGGCTACTCATGGTCGTCCATCCGATATGAACGCCCATCCTCATGCATCTGAAGATGGTAAATTTGCTGTTGTTCACAACGGTATCATTGAAAACTACATGCCTTTAAAAGAAGAGCTCATCGAAAAAGGGTACCATTTCAAATCTGAAACTGATACAGAAGTAGTAGCTCATTTATTAGAGGATATGTACGATGGCGATTTCGTAAGTACTGTACGCCGCATGCTCGCTCGTGTTGACGGTGCGTATGCTCTTGAAATCATTTGTGCTGATGAGCCAGACAAAATCATTTGTACTAAAAAAGAAAATCCATTGGTTATCGGTCTTGGCAAAGGGGAAAACTTCGTTGCCTCCGATATTCCAGCAATCATTAACTACACACGTGATACATACATCTTGAGCGATGGTGAATTAGCTATCGTAACTCGTGATAATGTATCCGTATTTGACCGTGAAGGTAATGCTATCGATAAAGAAGTATTCCACGTAAGCTGGAATGCAGAGGCTGCTGAAAAAGGTGGTTATGAACACTTCATGTTGAAAGAAATTCATGACCAACCTAAAGCAGTTCGCGATACATTTGGTACACACATCTCCGAAGATGGTAAAACTGTACACTTTGAGGAATTGAACTGGACAGCTGACGATGTAACAGCTTTCAACAAAATCCTCATTGTTGCATGTGGTACAGCATACCATGCAGGTCTTGTAACAAAACAATATATTGAAAACTTGGCGCGCATTCCAGTAAGTGTGGAAATTGCATCTGAGTATCGTTATAGCAATCCGTTGACTGATGATAAAACATTATGTATCGTTATCAGTCAATCTGGTGAAACATCCGATACATTGGCTGCTTTGAAAGAGGCTAAACGTCATGGCGCTAAATCCTTGGCAATTACAAACGTAGTAGGTTCCAGTATTTCCCGTGAAGCAGATAACACTGTGTACACATGGGCAGGTCCTGAAATCTCTGTAGCGTCTACAAAAGCGTATACTACTCAATTAGTAGCAGGCTTGTTGTTTGCTGTATATCTTGGCCAATTAAATGGTAAAATGGATCCGGCTTTAGGCGGAGAAATCCTTTGCGGTGTTAAAAGCTTGCCTACATTGATTCATGAAATCTTTGAAGTAGACGAAGATATGAAAGCCTTTGCAAAACATTATGGCTTCAAATCTGATGCGTTCTTCTTGGGCCGTGCTATCGACTACGCAGTAGCGATGGAAGGTGCTTTGAAATTGAAAGAAATTTCTTACATCCATGCTGAAGCATATGCTGGTGGCGAGTTAAAACATGGTACATTGGCGCTTATTGAAGAAGGCGTACCTGTTATCGCATTGGCTACACAAGAAGATGTGTACGATAAGATGATCAGCAACATCCGTGAAGTAAAAGCTCGTGAAGCTGTTGTAATCGGTATTGGTATGAAAGGTGACGAAGAATTATCTAAACACGTAGACCATACAATCTATGTGCCTCGTGCAAATAAATTCATCGCTCCAATCCTTGCGGTTGTACCATTGCAATTATTGGCGTACTACGCAGCGATTACACGCGGCGCAGATGTAGATAAACCACGTAACTTGGCTAAATCTGTAACCGTAGAATAATATATATAACCAACAGTGCTTCGGCACTGTTGGTTTATTTCAATATAGGGAGACTATTATGGCAGTTATATTTTCCGGCATCCAACCAAGTGGGGAATTAACACTTGGCAACTATTTGGGGGCTTTACGTAATTTCTTAGAGTATCAAGATACTGATGAATGTTATTATTGCATCGTTAACCAACATGCGATCACTGTACCGCAAGATCCAAAAGAGTTATTCCAAAATACTCGTAATTTGGCTGCGTTATACCTCGCTGTTGGCCTCGATCCTAAAAAGGTAACATTATTTGTGCAATCCGAAGTGCCTGAGCATGTTAAACTCGGTTGGGTTATGCAATCTATCAGCTATGTTGGCGAATTAGAGCGTATGACACAGTACAAAGATAAGTCTCAAAAGCAAGGTGACTCTATTCCTACTGCGTTGCTTACGTATCCACCATTGATGGCGGCAGATATTTTGTTATATGGTACTAACTATGTTCCAGTAGGTGAGGACCAAAAACAACATCTTGAGTTGACTCGTAATTTGGCAGAGCGTTTTAACCGTAGATTTGGCGAAACTTTCGTAGTACCTGATATCAAGGTAGGCGAAGGTGGTGCTCGCGTTATGAGCTTACAAGAGCCAACTAAGAAAATGAGTAAATCTGATGATAACCAAAATGCTACAATTCGTCTTTTGGATGCACCAGACTTGATCGTGAAAAAATTGAAACGCGCTCAAACTGACTCTGATAACGCGGTGCGTTATGATAAAGAAAACAAACCCGGCATTTCTAACTTGATGGGCATTTACCGTGCTATCACAAAAGACAGCTATGAAGCTATCGAAGAAATGTATGCTGGTAAAGGTTATGGCGTCTTCAAATCCGATATCGCAGACCTATTGGTAGCAACTCTTGAGCCAATTCAACAACGTTACAATGAGTTGATTACAAGCCCTGAACTCGATGTTATTCTCGATGAAGGTGCTGCTAAAGCTCATGCTAAAGCAAGTCAAATGTATCGTAAAGTAGAGCAAGCTATGGGCTTGTGCCGTAAATAAAATCATATAGTAGACTTTCAATTTGTGAGGTAAGCCATGACGAAACAAGAGGCGATGGAACGCTTTTCATCAGGTACCGTACAACAGAGCTTAGAAATACATCGTGGAATTCAGTGGGCCGGTCGTATCATCGGTCTATTGGTTTGCGCCTTAATTGTAAAATATATGCCCTCCGATTGGGCTGAGCGTATATGGTATTATCTGTTGTTGCTCGTAATATTGTGGACCCTTCATAGATTAGGTGAAAGTCAAGCATTTATCTGTGAAAAGGGCCTCGTGTTAAAGCGAAGGCCTTTTTCTGTGAAAGAATACTTTCACAGCCTCTTTCATGGCGATGAATATTTTGTCTTTGTCGATTATGAGCATATAGTTGGATTTACTGAAGGTTGGCGTGAGTTGCAGGCTATGAATGGTCATGGTGGAATTTATGTAATACCATTAGATCTCGCACAGGTAGGGTATAAAGACAAAATGGCCATGATTGAAGCGATTCATAAGCATTCAGATACATAATGTATGCGTATATACAAAGGATTTAGTACTATAATCCTGTATGATCCATGAGAGAACTAAAAAATCTTAAAATTCATCAAATTAGCTATTTACAACTTTAATGAACTAAAGTATAATACAATCATCGGGTACAGACATGAGTTCTGTACAGCATATATTAGCAAGTAGTTAAAGGTGTAATACACCGTGGAGGATAGTTATGAATTGGAAAAAAATGATGGCCGTTGGCCTTGCAGCAGTATCTATGATGGTATTTGTAACGGGTTGTGGTAGTGATACTAAAACTGCTAATAAAGAATTACCTAAAAAAATCGTTATCGGCTTAGATGATAGCTTCCCTCCAATGGGCTTTAAAGATGATAAAGGCGAAATCGTAGGTCTTGATATCGATATGGCTAAAGAAGCAGCTAAACGCGCTGGCATGGATGTGGAATTCAAAGCTATCGACTGGTCTAGTAAAGAAGCTGAGTTGAAATCTAAAAAAATTGACGCTTTATGGAATGGCTTAACAGTTTCTCCTGAACGTGAGAAAAATATCTTGTTCTCCAACACGTATATGAAGGATAAACAATACATCGTTGTTCGTAATGAAGATGAATCCATTAAATCTAAAGCAGATCTTGCAGGTAAAGTAGTAGGTGTTCAACAAGCTAGTACTGGTGAATCTGCATTGCAAAACGATCCAAGCGGTAAAACTGTGAAAGAAACTAAATCTTATGCTGATTTTGTAAGTGCTTTCATGGATCTTGGTATTGGACGTGTTGATGCAGTTATCGCAGATGGTGTTATCGCTCGTTACCTCATGACAAAAGAACCTGGTAAATACAAAATCGTAGAAGGTACTGATTACGGTGTTGATAACTTCGCTGTTGGCTTCCGTAAAGATGACACTGCATTGCGTGATAAAATCAATGGTATCTTAGCTGAAATGAAAAAAGATGGTACTGCTGATAAAATCGTTGAAAAATGGTTGGGCTCTAGCGCAGACCTAGATAAGAGCGATGCTAAATAGTACAATTCGTGATATACTAATAGTACTATGGTCAGTTTGTACAACAGATAATTAAAGAACGAAATGTACACTAGAGAAGAGGCCAGATGCCTCTTCTCTAGTCGTGTTTTGAAGGAGTATTCCATGTTAGATTATTTATTGCAGATTATCCCAACCATTGCTGATGGTTTGAAGGTAACCGTATCGCTATTCTGTATTGTATGGATCTTATCCATTCCTGGTGGTATTCTACTTGCTTTGGTACGTTTATCTAAATTTACAGTGCTCGACAAAATCGTTGAAGCTTTCGTATATTTGATGCGCGGCACACCACTAATGCTTCAAATTTTATTCGTCTATTATGCATTACCTATCATTACAGATGGTGCTGTCCAAATGGATGATGCTACAGCAGCGGTGCTTACATTCGTATTAAACTACGCAGCGTATTTATGTGAAATTTTCCGCGGTGGTATTCAATCCATCTCTCGTGGTCAGTACGAAGGGGCAAAGGTTCTTGGATTTACTTATGCCCAAACGATGCGTAAGATCATCTTGCCACAAATGTTTAAACGCGTATTGCCTCCACTTGCGAATGAGACAATTAACTTGTTGAAAGATACTTCTCTCGTATACGTATTGGCTATGAATGATATCTTGCGTATTACAAAATCTATCGTACAACGTGACTTTGACATCTCTGCCTTCTTGGTGGCAGCTTTGTTCTACTTGATCTTTACCTTTATTTTGACAAATATCTTCAACTACTTAGAAAGAAGATTTGCTGTATACGAAGATTAATCTATTCTGTAGTTGCTTGTCGTATTTTACATCCAATTATTGTTCATATAGTGGGCTAATACTCAATGATTAGTATGTTTAGATAAAAGAATGCGACGATTTAAGAGGTACTTATGACATTTGTAAATATGGAGCGTATTGAAAAACGCTTTAACAATCAAACTGTATTGCGCGATGTATCGCT is part of the Veillonella nakazawae genome and harbors:
- a CDS encoding YaaW family protein, yielding MDRNLEFMAQIPEEQLQVFVDTLIEKGGITETLSASEDYKEYGKNYSKYWHRIEKEYRDFGSNTITSIFSGPNTYREILEKVLKQCKVDFHSSDSVEVMEELLLESIIKDMWEKLSQSERIALLSDLKDDIDNIDFNSIGGITSSMLIQVFRAGGFASYKITLIIVNAIAKAILGRGLSLAVNAGITRGLSVLVGPIGIILTALWTIYDIAGPAYRVIIPCTILIAAYRKMDSSNY
- a CDS encoding IS3 family transposase yields the protein MIKMLRQQGYQLKYLLKAMPMSKSTYYFELTKVDLVDKRNTELKDEIQKIFTEHKGRYGVRRVYQELLNRGFVVNHKRVQRLMHIMGLAGKRPKEKYHSYKGKVGKVAENIVNRDFSTTAPLQKWTTDVSQFNFSWGKCYLSPILDMNTNEIVAYDLALSPTLEQISRMLDKAFKKFTNLSGLILHSDQGWQYQHKYFRRTLKEHGIIQSMSRKGNCYDNSVMETFFGRLKTEIYYGFEREYSSFNAFAAAIEEYINYYNNKRIQAKTKWMPPVKYREASMCLG
- the glmS gene encoding glutamine--fructose-6-phosphate transaminase (isomerizing) — translated: MCGIVGYIGFNQASDFLLDGMAKLEYRGYDSAGIAVIGPENVIKIQKKVGRLANLEAIVKADPNEGTVGIGHTRWATHGRPSDMNAHPHASEDGKFAVVHNGIIENYMPLKEELIEKGYHFKSETDTEVVAHLLEDMYDGDFVSTVRRMLARVDGAYALEIICADEPDKIICTKKENPLVIGLGKGENFVASDIPAIINYTRDTYILSDGELAIVTRDNVSVFDREGNAIDKEVFHVSWNAEAAEKGGYEHFMLKEIHDQPKAVRDTFGTHISEDGKTVHFEELNWTADDVTAFNKILIVACGTAYHAGLVTKQYIENLARIPVSVEIASEYRYSNPLTDDKTLCIVISQSGETSDTLAALKEAKRHGAKSLAITNVVGSSISREADNTVYTWAGPEISVASTKAYTTQLVAGLLFAVYLGQLNGKMDPALGGEILCGVKSLPTLIHEIFEVDEDMKAFAKHYGFKSDAFFLGRAIDYAVAMEGALKLKEISYIHAEAYAGGELKHGTLALIEEGVPVIALATQEDVYDKMISNIREVKAREAVVIGIGMKGDEELSKHVDHTIYVPRANKFIAPILAVVPLQLLAYYAAITRGADVDKPRNLAKSVTVE
- a CDS encoding amino acid ABC transporter substrate-binding protein, which gives rise to MNWKKMMAVGLAAVSMMVFVTGCGSDTKTANKELPKKIVIGLDDSFPPMGFKDDKGEIVGLDIDMAKEAAKRAGMDVEFKAIDWSSKEAELKSKKIDALWNGLTVSPEREKNILFSNTYMKDKQYIVVRNEDESIKSKADLAGKVVGVQQASTGESALQNDPSGKTVKETKSYADFVSAFMDLGIGRVDAVIADGVIARYLMTKEPGKYKIVEGTDYGVDNFAVGFRKDDTALRDKINGILAEMKKDGTADKIVEKWLGSSADLDKSDAK
- the trpS gene encoding tryptophan--tRNA ligase gives rise to the protein MAVIFSGIQPSGELTLGNYLGALRNFLEYQDTDECYYCIVNQHAITVPQDPKELFQNTRNLAALYLAVGLDPKKVTLFVQSEVPEHVKLGWVMQSISYVGELERMTQYKDKSQKQGDSIPTALLTYPPLMAADILLYGTNYVPVGEDQKQHLELTRNLAERFNRRFGETFVVPDIKVGEGGARVMSLQEPTKKMSKSDDNQNATIRLLDAPDLIVKKLKRAQTDSDNAVRYDKENKPGISNLMGIYRAITKDSYEAIEEMYAGKGYGVFKSDIADLLVATLEPIQQRYNELITSPELDVILDEGAAKAHAKASQMYRKVEQAMGLCRK
- a CDS encoding amino acid ABC transporter permease, with product MLDYLLQIIPTIADGLKVTVSLFCIVWILSIPGGILLALVRLSKFTVLDKIVEAFVYLMRGTPLMLQILFVYYALPIITDGAVQMDDATAAVLTFVLNYAAYLCEIFRGGIQSISRGQYEGAKVLGFTYAQTMRKIILPQMFKRVLPPLANETINLLKDTSLVYVLAMNDILRITKSIVQRDFDISAFLVAALFYLIFTFILTNIFNYLERRFAVYED